The Candidatus Aramenus sp. CH1 genome includes a region encoding these proteins:
- a CDS encoding cob(I)yrinic acid a,c-diamide adenosyltransferase, which translates to MKWFTGTGDSGKTFVPSEGSVWKYDEVVEALGDLDELNSLLGVVSSLYPEVKEILEKIQNDVFSISSEIAGFDMGFSKIEIDKLEKAIAELDRELPPLNNFVLPGGSLPASFLHLSRAVCRRAERSVVKLYTQGKAKKVHVKYLNRLSSLLFVLALWVNLKTGHQNVVWKGKAQK; encoded by the coding sequence ATGAAGTGGTTTACTGGCACTGGGGACTCGGGCAAGACCTTTGTCCCCTCTGAGGGCAGCGTGTGGAAGTACGACGAGGTGGTGGAGGCGTTAGGCGACTTAGACGAGCTCAACTCCTTATTGGGAGTGGTCTCTTCCCTCTACCCAGAGGTCAAGGAGATCTTAGAGAAGATACAGAACGACGTGTTCTCCATTTCCTCAGAGATAGCCGGCTTCGACATGGGATTCTCCAAGATAGAAATCGACAAGCTGGAGAAGGCCATCGCGGAGCTGGACAGGGAACTTCCGCCTCTGAACAACTTCGTCCTCCCTGGGGGCTCGCTTCCAGCATCTTTCCTCCACCTGTCTAGGGCCGTGTGTAGGAGAGCTGAAAGGTCAGTGGTGAAGCTCTACACCCAAGGTAAGGCCAAGAAGGTACACGTGAAGTACTTGAACAGGCTTTCTAGCCTCCTCTTCGTCCTCGCCCTCTGGGTAAACCTCAAGACGGGGCACCAGAACGTCGTGTGGAAGGGGAAGGCTCAGAAGTAG
- a CDS encoding ornithine cyclodeaminase family protein → MILIDREKLDQIMTPERAVQAVKEAFLLYSSGKITQPLRQTMTVKGNWWGVMPSLSDNAFVVKVVNVIEVNRERGLPPVQAGVLVFSPDTGEPLAYVDGTALTAVRTAAASVLSTELCYGRKVGTLGIIGAGIEAEYHAKIALGYLSVSRFLITARKRHFELAKRVGGEAVELERLLKESDVVFSLTSSKTPVVIGKLLKEDFHVSSIGAYTPDARELDDDVIRRVKTYVVDSLEAVSKESGDFIQPKERGLLEGKRVVEIGRLLAEGGKVERPSLFKTVGIAAQDNITAYYAYKYYF, encoded by the coding sequence ATGATACTCATAGACAGGGAAAAGCTCGACCAGATAATGACCCCAGAGAGGGCAGTGCAGGCGGTAAAGGAGGCGTTCCTCCTCTACTCCTCGGGGAAGATAACGCAACCCTTGAGGCAGACGATGACCGTGAAGGGCAACTGGTGGGGCGTCATGCCCTCGCTCTCCGACAACGCCTTCGTGGTCAAGGTGGTCAACGTGATAGAGGTAAACAGAGAGAGGGGGCTTCCACCAGTCCAGGCCGGGGTCTTAGTATTCTCTCCAGACACTGGAGAGCCCCTAGCCTACGTGGACGGCACGGCACTAACTGCGGTGAGGACTGCTGCCGCTAGCGTCCTCTCCACGGAGCTGTGTTACGGGAGGAAAGTGGGGACGCTAGGGATAATAGGGGCTGGGATAGAGGCAGAGTACCACGCAAAGATAGCCCTAGGCTATCTCTCAGTGTCTAGGTTCCTCATAACGGCGAGGAAGAGGCACTTCGAATTGGCTAAGAGGGTGGGAGGGGAAGCTGTGGAGCTTGAGAGGCTACTGAAGGAGTCTGACGTGGTCTTCTCCCTGACCTCCTCGAAGACTCCCGTGGTAATAGGCAAGTTGTTGAAGGAGGACTTCCACGTCTCCAGCATAGGCGCCTACACCCCAGACGCCAGGGAACTCGACGACGACGTCATAAGGAGGGTGAAGACTTACGTGGTGGACTCATTAGAGGCCGTGAGTAAGGAGAGCGGTGACTTCATTCAGCCGAAAGAGAGGGGGCTACTGGAGGGAAAGAGAGTAGTGGAGATAGGTAGGCTGTTGGCGGAGGGAGGCAAGGTGGAAAGGCCTTCCCTCTTCAAGACCGTGGGGATAGCAGCCCAAGACAACATTACGGCTTATTACGCATATAAGTACTACTTCTGA
- a CDS encoding tyrosine-type recombinase/integrase, with amino-acid sequence MKLELGSPPEEGDPYEAFITALQVTGAGKGTVKLYSTAVKEFLDFVGKDPRKVNSDDVNKWVLSLAKRANPTTVRYYVIAVRGFLKWLGVNVRPALPRAKRKEVRALNEEQIKLLVSSARNLKTRLIVRLLSETGMRANELLNVRVEDVDLERNMIRLRMTKNGEERVVFFTDETKTLLEKYLKRVNSGLLFPMTYQALYKTIRRLGERIGINGLRPHMLRHSFATNAIRKGMPLPAVQRLLGHKDIKTTQIYTHLVLEDLQEAYKKAFSS; translated from the coding sequence GTGAAGCTGGAACTCGGCTCCCCTCCAGAAGAAGGAGACCCCTACGAGGCGTTTATCACTGCCCTTCAAGTGACCGGAGCAGGTAAGGGGACGGTAAAGCTCTACAGCACTGCCGTCAAGGAGTTCCTAGACTTCGTGGGGAAAGACCCGAGGAAGGTCAACTCAGACGACGTGAATAAATGGGTGCTGAGCCTCGCGAAGAGGGCAAACCCAACCACAGTTAGGTATTACGTCATAGCGGTGAGGGGGTTCTTGAAGTGGCTGGGGGTTAACGTTAGACCGGCACTTCCAAGGGCAAAGAGAAAGGAGGTGAGGGCGTTGAATGAAGAACAAATCAAGCTGTTGGTAAGCTCCGCCAGGAACCTCAAGACGAGGCTCATAGTTAGGCTCTTAAGCGAGACTGGAATGAGGGCCAACGAGCTCCTCAACGTTAGGGTGGAGGACGTGGACCTGGAAAGGAACATGATAAGGCTGAGGATGACCAAGAACGGCGAAGAGAGAGTCGTGTTCTTCACTGACGAGACGAAGACCCTCCTGGAGAAGTACTTGAAGAGAGTGAATTCGGGACTCCTCTTCCCCATGACCTACCAAGCTTTGTACAAGACCATAAGGAGACTGGGGGAGAGGATAGGGATAAACGGTCTGAGACCACACATGTTGAGGCACTCCTTTGCCACTAACGCAATAAGGAAGGGGATGCCCCTCCCCGCGGTGCAGAGGCTCTTGGGTCACAAGGACATAAAGACTACTCAGATATACACCCACCTAGTCCTGGAGGACTTGCAGGAGGCGTACAAAAAGGCGTTCTCTAGTTAG
- a CDS encoding radical SAM protein, which produces MNRDLKAVKWFLKTQVLRDPFNPAYATFKVTSRCNLRCTFCNPDYYTGELGEGSTERIKRIIDNLRDSSIVVLSFEGGEPTIRPDILKLLEYAHDGSFYVMLTTNGYRLRDEAFLSKLADRIDFLHYSIDEYHWNVKALDDLCRLRQYGLKVNVQTVVTRYNLHKLEEKVKKVRECNYKILVLPAVDYPDSKVKLAPDNYELYKVLSELKRKYGSTLNNSWGFINALVGKVPKRLMSYAITVYPNGDLPYPDDVNGEVVGNLAEEKLEKVLSSPKVKELQRKMLENQARFEYLHLQTASFNSVKDLASYVKDMVKWRFTGKAS; this is translated from the coding sequence GTGAACAGGGACCTGAAAGCTGTGAAGTGGTTCCTCAAGACCCAAGTGCTCAGGGACCCCTTTAATCCAGCCTACGCTACGTTCAAGGTGACGTCAAGGTGCAACTTGAGGTGTACCTTCTGCAACCCAGACTACTACACTGGGGAGCTGGGCGAAGGGAGCACTGAGAGGATAAAGAGGATAATAGACAACTTGAGGGACTCATCAATTGTCGTGCTCTCCTTTGAGGGAGGAGAACCCACAATAAGGCCAGACATACTAAAGCTCCTGGAGTACGCCCACGACGGCTCCTTTTACGTTATGCTCACTACCAACGGCTACAGGCTAAGGGACGAGGCCTTCCTCTCTAAGTTGGCGGACAGGATAGACTTCCTCCATTACTCTATTGACGAGTACCACTGGAACGTCAAGGCATTGGACGACTTGTGCAGGCTGAGGCAGTACGGGCTTAAGGTTAACGTCCAGACAGTGGTCACTAGGTACAACTTACACAAGCTGGAGGAAAAGGTCAAGAAGGTAAGGGAGTGCAACTACAAGATCTTAGTGTTGCCGGCAGTGGACTACCCAGACTCTAAGGTAAAACTAGCCCCGGACAACTACGAGCTGTACAAGGTGTTGTCTGAGCTGAAGAGGAAGTATGGCTCCACCTTGAACAACTCCTGGGGCTTCATAAACGCGCTTGTCGGGAAGGTGCCAAAGAGGTTGATGAGCTACGCAATAACTGTGTACCCTAACGGTGATTTACCTTACCCTGACGACGTTAACGGCGAGGTTGTGGGGAACTTAGCAGAGGAGAAGTTGGAAAAGGTGCTGTCCTCGCCCAAAGTGAAGGAACTGCAGAGGAAAATGTTGGAAAACCAGGCTAGGTTCGAATACCTCCACCTCCAGACCGCGTCGTTCAACAGCGTCAAGGACTTAGCTAGCTACGTAAAGGACATGGTGAAGTGGAGGTTCACTGGGAAAGCGTCCTAA
- a CDS encoding gamma carbonic anhydrase family protein, with translation MPIQSYLGKRPRISDKAYLHETAYVIGDVEIGDFTSVWHYVVIRGDNDAIRIGKESNVQENTSIHTDPGYPVEIGDRVTIGHNAVIHGAKVSSNVIVGMGAILLNGARVGEYSIIGAGAVVPQNAEIPPYSVALGVPAKVVRKVREEEVRLIQDNAEEYLNHVRRFLGERP, from the coding sequence ATGCCGATTCAATCTTATTTAGGCAAGAGGCCTAGAATCTCGGACAAGGCGTACTTACATGAGACCGCTTACGTGATAGGTGACGTCGAGATAGGGGACTTCACGAGCGTCTGGCACTACGTCGTGATCAGGGGGGACAACGACGCTATAAGGATAGGGAAAGAGAGTAACGTACAAGAGAACACGAGCATACACACTGACCCAGGCTATCCGGTGGAGATAGGGGACAGGGTAACCATAGGCCACAACGCAGTAATCCACGGGGCCAAGGTGTCCTCTAACGTGATAGTTGGCATGGGGGCAATCCTGCTGAATGGGGCTAGGGTGGGGGAGTACAGCATAATTGGGGCGGGGGCAGTAGTGCCCCAAAACGCCGAGATCCCCCCGTATAGCGTCGCCTTAGGGGTTCCCGCAAAGGTTGTGAGGAAGGTCAGGGAGGAAGAAGTAAGGTTGATACAGGACAACGCCGAGGAGTACTTAAACCACGTCAGGAGATTCCTGGGTGAGAGGCCGTGA
- a CDS encoding SAM-dependent methyltransferase — MELEYDEFVMEDLKEVYGEYLKDFLEALGRPNPRLYLRVNTLKTTREELLERLPQFRPDEDFPEAIYVPVAGPNKLEMRDSYVVVDKKTAESVMLGANVYRPGVKKIVAKGKEVSVVSENGVLVGEGVLVNSPTGVVVEVTRSLYSSVKVGELSEVKEGLVYSQGKASMHVARLLDPQPGETIVDMTASPGGKLTHVYQLEPRVRLIGLDHSEKKVERMKGLLTVMGVKAELYVKDSRYAKDLGFKDVDKVLVDPPCSALGVRPKVYDRKTKRDIMVLHDYQRQFLNSAYEILKKGGVVIYSTCTVTAWENEKVIEHPGFDVEFTLRLHPHLQGTTGFFIAKLIKK, encoded by the coding sequence ATGGAGCTAGAGTACGACGAGTTCGTAATGGAGGACCTCAAAGAAGTCTACGGCGAGTACCTCAAGGACTTTCTAGAGGCCTTGGGCAGACCTAACCCAAGGCTTTACTTGAGGGTCAACACTCTAAAGACCACTAGGGAGGAGCTCCTAGAGAGGTTACCTCAGTTTAGACCGGACGAGGACTTCCCAGAAGCGATTTACGTCCCAGTGGCTGGGCCCAACAAACTGGAGATGAGGGACTCGTACGTGGTAGTCGACAAAAAGACAGCGGAGAGCGTCATGTTAGGCGCAAACGTGTATAGGCCAGGAGTAAAGAAGATAGTCGCAAAGGGCAAGGAAGTGTCTGTAGTAAGCGAAAACGGCGTCCTAGTGGGCGAGGGGGTACTAGTGAACTCGCCGACTGGAGTAGTCGTGGAGGTCACTAGGTCGCTTTACTCCTCAGTAAAGGTTGGCGAGCTTAGTGAAGTAAAGGAGGGCCTTGTTTACTCCCAAGGTAAGGCGTCCATGCACGTGGCAAGACTCCTCGACCCACAGCCCGGAGAGACTATAGTGGACATGACCGCCTCCCCTGGCGGGAAACTGACCCACGTTTACCAGCTGGAACCGAGGGTGAGGTTAATTGGCCTAGACCATAGCGAGAAGAAGGTGGAGAGGATGAAGGGACTTCTGACGGTAATGGGGGTTAAGGCGGAGCTCTACGTCAAGGACTCAAGGTACGCGAAGGATCTCGGCTTTAAGGACGTCGACAAGGTGTTAGTAGACCCTCCCTGCTCGGCCTTGGGCGTTAGGCCAAAGGTGTACGACAGGAAGACCAAGAGGGATATAATGGTGCTCCACGATTACCAGAGGCAGTTCCTCAACTCGGCGTACGAGATACTCAAGAAGGGAGGGGTAGTCATTTACTCCACGTGCACCGTAACGGCCTGGGAAAACGAAAAGGTAATCGAACATCCCGGCTTCGACGTGGAGTTTACATTGAGGCTCCACCCGCACCTCCAGGGGACTACTGGCTTTTTTATAGCCAAGCTAATAAAAAAATAG
- a CDS encoding beta-ribofuranosylaminobenzene 5'-phosphate synthase, whose translation MIKVIGLSRVHITLFDVEGKYGRLDGGMGVGLKFPRVVVKEGVCRNFEVEGVPKVGYCVEEDYEEHVGLGHTTQFLLALGKLAFERSFTRKTAVEIAKLLGRGSTSGVGVHVFEVGGFVVDGGHSKKVKKEFLPSDFSRAPPPPLLMRVDFPWYVYVNVPRGGRRIFGKEELQAFKEAKVEGVDALMRVAFMEFVPSVVEGDLDGVLEALDVIQGLGFKRVEWGLQTEEVRSLSKTMRSKGFPNGLSSFGPAIFTFCKRRECEELKSTFGGFYTEPNNEGAKVVWS comes from the coding sequence ATGATAAAGGTCATCGGGTTGTCCAGAGTCCACATCACCCTCTTTGACGTGGAGGGAAAGTACGGGAGACTAGATGGGGGTATGGGAGTTGGACTTAAGTTCCCCAGGGTAGTAGTTAAGGAGGGGGTCTGCAGGAACTTTGAAGTGGAAGGAGTACCCAAGGTTGGCTACTGCGTCGAGGAGGACTACGAGGAGCACGTGGGGTTGGGTCACACCACGCAGTTCCTGCTCGCGTTGGGAAAGCTGGCCTTCGAGAGGAGCTTCACGAGGAAGACAGCTGTGGAGATAGCCAAGTTGTTGGGCAGGGGCTCTACCTCTGGGGTAGGAGTACACGTGTTCGAGGTCGGGGGCTTTGTGGTGGACGGGGGGCACTCCAAGAAGGTGAAAAAGGAGTTCCTCCCCTCGGACTTCTCTAGGGCACCCCCGCCTCCCCTCCTCATGAGGGTGGACTTCCCGTGGTACGTATACGTTAACGTGCCAAGGGGAGGGAGGAGGATCTTCGGGAAGGAGGAACTCCAAGCCTTTAAGGAGGCAAAGGTTGAGGGCGTAGACGCCTTGATGAGGGTGGCCTTCATGGAGTTTGTCCCATCAGTGGTGGAGGGAGATCTGGACGGCGTCCTCGAGGCCCTAGACGTAATACAGGGGCTTGGGTTCAAGAGAGTTGAATGGGGGTTGCAGACTGAGGAAGTGAGGTCGCTCTCAAAAACCATGAGGTCAAAGGGCTTTCCCAACGGTCTCTCGTCCTTCGGCCCCGCCATCTTCACCTTCTGTAAGAGGAGGGAGTGCGAGGAGCTGAAATCTACTTTTGGCGGTTTTTACACTGAGCCTAACAACGAGGGTGCCAAGGTGGTATGGAGCTAG
- a CDS encoding acyl--CoA ligase has product MSFALKFYEWYKKRPNKVFILGETLTYEQVAREVVSVASAISPGDTVVHFEFNSPKSVIHYLASFWAGAKMVAVDPLTSAEDLRFILEDSEPDLVFADEETSTREKEVLKGYKLWSDEMKKEVFNKPYEYMDNEAGLVYYYAGIAGRTMQVLHSATRVGLNASALYTAIGLKGVSAILTVPVAHVLGNSVLGEVIEDGGSIYVMRKFNAKEAIEAINKYSINFLATVPMVYDALINEQGKLDSLEVCISTAAPLFPSTVNGFKQKFDKTIVQQYGFTEGLVVTYQPKDMGDVISIGKPLPNVEIKVVKDDGKEAKTGEVGELWVKAPWLMLGYEDKEETAKVFHDGWLKTGDLVSADERGLLYFKGVKKRMIKYKGYPIFPRDLEVILKGHPLVVDAYVFGEDAGNAGAQPSAKVVVKEKKQGLEKELLNYVNSKVAFYKRLKRVYIVDKIE; this is encoded by the coding sequence ATGAGCTTTGCTCTTAAGTTTTACGAGTGGTATAAGAAGAGGCCAAACAAGGTATTTATACTAGGCGAGACGTTAACTTACGAGCAAGTTGCCAGGGAAGTGGTCTCTGTGGCCTCGGCGATCTCGCCTGGGGATACGGTGGTCCACTTTGAGTTCAACAGCCCCAAGTCGGTTATCCACTATCTAGCCTCCTTCTGGGCAGGGGCAAAGATGGTGGCAGTTGACCCCTTAACTTCTGCCGAGGACTTGAGGTTTATCCTGGAGGACTCGGAACCCGACCTAGTCTTCGCCGACGAGGAGACCTCCACTAGGGAAAAAGAGGTCCTCAAGGGGTACAAGCTGTGGAGCGATGAGATGAAGAAGGAGGTGTTTAATAAACCTTACGAGTACATGGACAACGAGGCCGGGCTTGTCTACTACTACGCGGGAATTGCTGGGAGGACGATGCAAGTATTGCACTCTGCAACTAGGGTTGGGCTAAACGCCTCTGCCCTCTATACGGCAATTGGCCTCAAGGGAGTTTCCGCAATCTTGACAGTGCCAGTAGCCCACGTATTGGGCAATAGCGTGCTAGGAGAGGTAATAGAGGACGGCGGGTCTATCTACGTGATGAGGAAGTTCAACGCAAAGGAAGCCATTGAGGCAATAAACAAGTACTCCATTAACTTTCTGGCCACTGTCCCTATGGTCTACGACGCCCTCATAAACGAGCAAGGTAAGCTCGACTCACTGGAGGTTTGCATAAGTACTGCAGCTCCCCTGTTCCCGTCAACAGTTAACGGGTTTAAGCAAAAGTTCGACAAGACCATCGTCCAGCAGTACGGTTTCACGGAGGGCCTAGTGGTGACTTATCAGCCCAAGGATATGGGAGACGTAATCAGCATCGGAAAGCCCCTGCCAAACGTCGAGATAAAGGTAGTGAAGGACGACGGGAAGGAGGCAAAGACAGGGGAAGTTGGGGAGCTCTGGGTCAAGGCACCTTGGCTAATGCTGGGCTACGAAGACAAGGAGGAGACGGCGAAGGTCTTCCACGATGGCTGGTTAAAAACTGGGGACCTAGTCTCAGCTGACGAGAGAGGACTCCTGTACTTCAAAGGCGTGAAGAAGAGGATGATAAAGTACAAGGGCTATCCAATTTTCCCCAGGGACTTGGAGGTAATACTGAAGGGCCACCCGCTAGTGGTAGACGCCTACGTCTTTGGAGAAGACGCAGGTAACGCTGGTGCACAACCATCCGCCAAGGTAGTCGTAAAGGAGAAAAAGCAGGGACTTGAGAAGGAGCTCCTAAACTACGTCAACTCCAAGGTTGCATTTTATAAGAGGTTAAAGAGAGTGTATATAGTGGATAAAATTGAGTGA
- the trxA gene encoding thioredoxin, protein MSELDALIKEVSSRLEKKSEEFVKKSKIITITDDNVDKVLKENKVVAIDFWAEWCSPCHLYEPIFEKVAEKYSGKATFGRLNVDENPKTADRYQVLNIPTTLIFVDGNLVDSLVGAVDEETLEGTLAKYLDRG, encoded by the coding sequence TTGAGTGAACTAGACGCACTAATCAAGGAGGTCTCGAGCAGGCTGGAAAAGAAGTCAGAGGAATTCGTGAAGAAGAGCAAGATAATCACAATAACAGACGACAACGTAGACAAGGTGCTCAAGGAGAACAAAGTGGTAGCTATCGACTTCTGGGCCGAGTGGTGCTCTCCTTGCCATCTCTACGAGCCAATATTCGAGAAAGTGGCTGAAAAGTACAGCGGCAAGGCCACCTTTGGTAGGCTCAACGTAGACGAGAACCCGAAGACTGCCGACAGATACCAAGTACTCAACATACCCACCACCTTGATCTTCGTCGACGGTAACCTGGTAGACTCGCTAGTGGGCGCAGTGGACGAGGAGACGCTGGAGGGTACTCTGGCGAAGTACCTTGATAGAGGCTAA
- a CDS encoding ATP-binding cassette domain-containing protein, whose amino-acid sequence MIEANVKKRLGSFQLNANFKDSGIICITGKNGSGKTTFLYLLAGFLKPDEGYVKVEGRDVTRLPPEKRGISFVNQESYIPEKSVESHLLWGAKVRGVKVSEGEVKEVREAFNINYSGKVKNLSLGQRERVAIATAILSRPKAILVDEAFSNISEKREIMAGVIGILKKLGIEMIFTTQDASDSELAERHYVIQQGVLQKTF is encoded by the coding sequence TTGATAGAGGCTAACGTGAAGAAGAGGTTGGGGAGTTTTCAACTAAACGCTAACTTCAAGGACTCCGGAATTATTTGTATCACTGGGAAAAACGGAAGCGGGAAGACTACGTTCCTTTACTTATTGGCTGGGTTTTTGAAGCCCGACGAGGGTTACGTAAAGGTGGAAGGCAGAGACGTAACTAGGTTGCCCCCAGAAAAAAGGGGAATCAGCTTCGTTAACCAGGAGAGCTATATCCCGGAAAAGAGCGTGGAATCCCACCTCCTGTGGGGAGCCAAGGTAAGAGGAGTTAAGGTAAGTGAAGGGGAGGTCAAAGAAGTTAGGGAAGCCTTCAACATAAACTACTCGGGAAAGGTCAAGAACTTGAGCCTTGGGCAGAGGGAAAGGGTTGCAATAGCCACTGCAATACTGTCCAGGCCCAAGGCGATTCTAGTGGACGAAGCCTTCTCCAACATAAGCGAAAAGAGGGAAATCATGGCAGGGGTAATTGGCATCTTGAAAAAACTCGGCATTGAGATGATATTCACTACGCAGGACGCAAGTGACTCCGAACTAGCCGAGAGACATTACGTCATACAACAGGGCGTCTTGCAAAAAACTTTCTAG
- the glnA gene encoding type I glutamate--ammonia ligase, with the protein MSDMPSNAIEALNFLKENQIQWVDLQFTDLPGRLQHITIPAADFTEESFKTGFGKLDGSSIKGFTTIYESDMVLQPIPETMALVPWSQGVARVITRVFWGGARGRFERDPRFIAEEAERYQSEQGYLSYFGPELEFFVFDKVELDVALPQSGTGYKIYAREAPWQTSNGHLIRYKEGYYPAPPVDQLFDVRLEAINTLTKYFGFVIEATHHEVATAGQGEIDFRFSTLADTADKVQTLKYVLKNVAAKHGMIATFMPKPMFGDNGTGMHTHFSLWTKDGKKNLMYDPNDEYAELSQFGRYVVGGILAHARALSAIVSPTVNSYRRLVPGFEAPVYVAWSKGNRSAIIRIPSYYKGMEKAKRLEYRAPDPSCNPYLAFSAILMAAMDGVNKKIDPGDPVDENIYHLSPEKKKALGIKDLPRSLDEALDELESDSEFLKPVFSSSILSTYIDLKREEAKTLQMYPHPMELYYYLDS; encoded by the coding sequence TTGTCAGACATGCCTTCCAATGCAATAGAGGCACTGAACTTTCTAAAGGAAAACCAGATCCAGTGGGTAGACCTGCAGTTTACTGACCTACCCGGGAGACTCCAGCATATCACCATACCTGCGGCTGACTTCACTGAAGAGAGCTTTAAGACCGGTTTCGGAAAGCTGGACGGTAGCAGTATAAAGGGCTTCACTACTATCTACGAGAGCGACATGGTCCTACAGCCGATACCGGAGACCATGGCACTAGTACCGTGGAGTCAAGGAGTAGCGAGGGTTATAACTAGAGTATTCTGGGGAGGGGCGAGGGGCAGATTCGAAAGAGACCCCAGGTTCATTGCCGAGGAGGCTGAGAGGTACCAGAGTGAACAAGGTTATCTCTCTTACTTCGGGCCAGAGCTCGAGTTCTTCGTCTTCGACAAGGTGGAGCTTGACGTAGCGTTGCCGCAGAGCGGGACTGGCTACAAGATCTACGCTAGGGAAGCCCCCTGGCAGACCAGCAACGGCCACTTAATAAGGTACAAGGAAGGCTACTACCCCGCACCTCCAGTAGACCAACTATTTGACGTTAGACTTGAGGCGATCAACACGTTGACTAAGTACTTCGGGTTCGTGATAGAGGCTACCCACCACGAAGTGGCAACTGCGGGCCAAGGAGAAATAGACTTTAGGTTCTCCACGCTAGCTGACACTGCAGACAAGGTACAGACTCTCAAGTACGTCTTGAAGAACGTGGCTGCTAAGCACGGGATGATTGCCACTTTTATGCCCAAGCCCATGTTCGGCGATAACGGAACTGGGATGCACACACACTTCAGCTTGTGGACCAAGGACGGTAAGAAGAACCTCATGTACGATCCAAACGACGAGTACGCCGAGCTGAGCCAGTTCGGTAGGTACGTGGTTGGAGGTATATTAGCACACGCAAGGGCTTTGTCAGCAATAGTATCGCCTACTGTCAACAGCTACAGGAGGCTAGTACCAGGATTTGAAGCTCCTGTGTACGTGGCTTGGAGCAAGGGTAACAGGAGCGCCATAATTAGGATACCCTCCTACTACAAGGGCATGGAGAAGGCAAAGAGACTAGAGTACAGGGCTCCTGACCCCTCGTGCAACCCATACCTAGCGTTCAGCGCCATTCTGATGGCAGCAATGGATGGGGTAAACAAGAAGATAGACCCTGGAGACCCAGTAGACGAGAACATCTACCATCTGTCTCCAGAGAAGAAGAAAGCCCTAGGCATCAAGGACCTACCGAGGTCGTTGGACGAAGCACTAGACGAACTGGAGAGCGACAGCGAGTTCCTGAAGCCCGTCTTCAGCTCGTCAATACTGAGCACTTACATAGACTTAAAGAGAGAAGAGGCCAAGACCCTTCAGATGTACCCACACCCAATGGAGCTGTACTACTACTTAGACTCCTAA
- a CDS encoding MarR family transcriptional regulator, whose translation MKEKGKDLLLRILAERGSLPQSELVRLSGLSKSRVSEILSELEREGLIDKRVLAGKNLEISLKRSIRIGIIRAAEYPFVIPFYKKLKENGFIPKVVVYENGVELTKDLALGKIEIGFSPVVTQLIFSKAFPIKIVAGGAKGGAGVVGEGCKVGSTVLSSMEVWTLSEIKNAQIIPFNSPEEMIRALREGKVGSIAIWEPFFSTLRADGFKVSHVFEPMHCCTMGVRERIDDEKIKRIYEESFTWFLESKDRWIPDYANLLGEDYNVMTRAVQSYTFDSYLDLREVERNLKKSGIYIPS comes from the coding sequence ATGAAAGAAAAGGGGAAGGACTTACTACTTAGGATACTCGCAGAACGCGGTTCACTTCCTCAGTCGGAGCTCGTAAGGCTCTCCGGCCTCTCCAAGAGCAGGGTATCTGAAATCCTCTCAGAGCTAGAGAGGGAGGGCTTAATAGACAAGAGGGTGCTTGCAGGGAAGAACTTGGAAATATCGCTAAAGAGGTCAATAAGGATAGGCATAATTAGGGCGGCGGAGTACCCATTTGTTATTCCCTTCTACAAGAAGCTGAAGGAAAACGGCTTCATTCCAAAGGTGGTGGTCTACGAGAACGGAGTAGAGCTCACAAAGGACCTCGCCCTCGGTAAGATAGAAATAGGCTTCTCGCCGGTAGTGACCCAGCTGATCTTCTCTAAGGCCTTTCCTATAAAGATCGTAGCTGGAGGGGCAAAGGGAGGAGCGGGAGTGGTGGGCGAGGGTTGCAAGGTGGGATCTACTGTCCTTTCGAGCATGGAAGTGTGGACGCTCTCTGAGATAAAAAACGCCCAGATAATACCCTTCAACTCGCCAGAGGAGATGATAAGGGCGTTGAGGGAAGGGAAGGTCGGCTCTATAGCAATTTGGGAGCCATTCTTCTCTACGCTTAGGGCTGACGGCTTTAAGGTCTCCCACGTTTTCGAACCTATGCATTGCTGTACTATGGGTGTGAGGGAGAGGATAGACGACGAGAAGATAAAGAGGATTTACGAGGAGTCGTTTACTTGGTTCCTGGAGAGTAAGGACAGGTGGATTCCAGACTACGCTAATCTGCTAGGGGAGGACTACAACGTGATGACTAGGGCAGTACAGAGCTACACTTTCGATAGCTACCTAGATCTAAGAGAAGTTGAGAGGAACTTGAAAAAAAGCGGGATTTACATACCTTCTTAG